In one window of Shewanella goraebulensis DNA:
- a CDS encoding DUF3883 domain-containing protein — protein sequence MPSLICSKKELIIKNQIIEEIIKRKEVYKKSPSDMVSAYNREIETEKEYNGRQLLELLQNADDENSDEVKIELDTSTNQLSIKNRGSECKAFSAKGIRSLMISNLSTKNSKKYIGNKGLGFRSIINWSEDITIRSNDLSIEFSNRVVHQAFDEMFSIEERVSIRHEQNLPESIYPIPFLSLPEVADDMDQDWITSIDITYKTEFLSDIQKQINELKSEVLLFLNSIKKLTVFIDGKCIKSIEKAELHKTWKVHEHRGELPKEFWDKENEAEFFDLKIALQDDLTCDIREVFSYFPTKLVVDFPFIIHGTFELNSSRNELNDSKKNRFILKELVNLIIDTAKSLTIGCTSYKAIELLSYKTPNNILMELGLYDAIDEALNSLSVFPCLDGIYRKKPDVIFIDSLSTFVSSVNQRRLFDNLLIPIDGSVELSGLGLSGNVITKKLTTLSKNIESIEDRASMIYMFHNTFKHDGKLEFLIDSEGELISLDDEVYTPSVIDINVPDYVSIKFIHKELFDALIKKFEIDSSEKARELQRILRNITNIQQYQPTPVLQKIISNANKLIREGIVGDVPKIIEKMVSSLFENYRNLKSQQQVPDSRVQLYSKNGVLVDARDLYLSDYYPSGELTEFLFKDIFGEDLFLSSPAQYGLMDKEPEELQRFFLWLGVNKHTKFIEEKNKRNLDYEKFVFLNVKRPVGYRQSSLTYKEISEFNHIAREMSLEKLVIWFLRDANIFSQLDDSSNSDQFDYNKDREYYGSYGHFIAAKPSFIKYQVKSLGLFKDFFFGSDKLSLLINDISFDFEFSAFENYGISRSDIESLLLKVGATDKFEKLSQETVQRTIFELPDNSPDGKQSQAIYKLGVKHFEHNKQPIDLSEAMLFAVKGEHRGYFPANKVLYNGNIKLPRKISSTVPILHYPRRQSTQNVTQFFGINNLNSLNISVNNASPLVDLTRDFSHFLEQITPYILVYRIQDIEKDKSARAELAKLKRFNILLCENVEYLVEGETAQLDNNDYIRSDSDFIIKVSNESTLDELRHDFEFQESFADIIGLIFDIQDTRVFREVVKESSAYIEKSIRNDIGEEELIRTRELLGISDEYYSFWKTVYSLIGREYEFSTNEHLFENILNDLNLKSGINDITYKDLNSYQSCQFIEILFDELNIKVSDFNISEHAYYKIDLTDYHKRNLKLHLERNLYPFKRKLYTWCISNSKEYSFTTIIKEYESSQKFIERCSLNNKINQSLNYELIIQNYISQHFELDKVKATNINFDEVYAQNERLIDIDVLEEDFELLSMLFFSHKLKEIEKGIEKINEEKRLRDNPALDLGNEKKPPKIIKDIELTKPSTKGFQKPKNKNPFKHSNGASSSKKTRGNKSEKDVYESLVEKYGANKVTWVSKVSDGDGYDIKYINEHGITKYVEVKTYSGDKFFLSRNELEFARQHIEDYEIFLVSDDILKIDNIDFDDKDRFHLESREYVVSLSIQCLKA from the coding sequence TTGCCATCCTTGATATGCAGTAAAAAGGAATTAATTATCAAAAATCAAATCATCGAAGAAATTATTAAACGTAAGGAGGTTTATAAAAAGTCACCTTCAGATATGGTTTCTGCTTATAACCGTGAAATTGAAACAGAGAAAGAGTACAACGGAAGACAGTTACTTGAACTCCTGCAAAATGCTGATGATGAAAACTCTGATGAAGTAAAAATTGAACTTGATACTTCAACAAATCAACTAAGTATTAAAAATAGAGGAAGTGAGTGTAAAGCTTTTAGTGCTAAAGGTATTAGATCATTAATGATATCTAATTTGAGTACGAAGAATTCAAAAAAGTATATAGGAAACAAAGGACTTGGCTTTAGGTCTATTATCAATTGGAGTGAGGATATTACAATTAGAAGTAATGATCTAAGCATTGAGTTTTCTAATAGAGTTGTTCACCAAGCCTTTGATGAAATGTTTTCTATTGAAGAGAGAGTATCTATTAGGCATGAGCAAAACTTACCAGAGTCTATTTATCCTATCCCCTTTTTGTCATTGCCAGAGGTTGCAGATGATATGGACCAAGATTGGATTACTTCGATAGATATTACTTATAAAACTGAATTCCTTAGTGATATTCAAAAACAGATAAATGAGTTAAAAAGTGAAGTTTTACTTTTTCTAAATTCTATTAAGAAATTGACAGTGTTTATTGATGGAAAGTGTATTAAGTCAATAGAAAAGGCAGAACTACACAAAACATGGAAGGTTCATGAGCACAGAGGGGAACTACCTAAAGAATTCTGGGATAAAGAAAATGAGGCAGAATTTTTTGATTTGAAAATTGCACTACAAGATGATTTAACTTGTGATATTCGAGAAGTTTTTTCGTATTTTCCGACTAAGTTAGTTGTTGACTTTCCATTTATTATTCACGGAACATTTGAATTAAATAGCTCTAGAAATGAGCTGAATGATAGTAAAAAAAATAGATTCATTTTAAAAGAGTTAGTAAACCTAATCATTGATACTGCAAAATCTTTAACGATAGGGTGTACAAGCTATAAAGCTATCGAATTGTTGTCATACAAAACTCCAAACAACATACTAATGGAACTAGGGCTCTATGATGCAATTGATGAGGCGTTGAACTCTTTATCTGTTTTTCCTTGTTTAGATGGAATCTATAGAAAAAAACCGGATGTAATATTTATTGATTCACTTTCTACTTTCGTGAGTTCAGTTAACCAAAGGCGATTGTTTGATAATTTATTAATTCCCATTGATGGATCCGTTGAACTTTCAGGTTTAGGCCTTAGTGGAAATGTAATTACTAAAAAATTAACTACTTTAAGTAAAAACATAGAGAGTATAGAAGATAGAGCTTCTATGATTTATATGTTTCACAATACGTTTAAGCATGATGGAAAGCTAGAGTTTTTGATTGATTCAGAGGGGGAATTGATTTCACTTGATGACGAGGTATATACACCTTCAGTAATCGATATCAATGTACCCGATTACGTAAGTATTAAGTTTATTCACAAAGAGCTATTTGACGCACTAATCAAGAAGTTTGAGATTGACTCTAGTGAAAAGGCAAGAGAGCTTCAACGAATTTTGAGGAATATTACTAATATTCAACAATATCAACCAACCCCTGTATTACAAAAGATAATTTCTAATGCCAATAAGTTAATACGTGAAGGTATTGTTGGAGATGTACCAAAAATTATCGAAAAAATGGTTTCTTCACTTTTTGAAAACTACAGGAATCTCAAATCTCAACAGCAAGTCCCAGATTCAAGAGTTCAATTATATAGTAAGAATGGGGTTTTAGTTGATGCACGAGATTTATACTTATCTGACTATTATCCTTCTGGTGAGTTAACAGAATTTCTCTTCAAAGATATATTTGGTGAAGACTTGTTTTTATCTTCACCTGCTCAATATGGATTGATGGATAAAGAGCCTGAAGAACTCCAAAGGTTCTTTTTATGGCTTGGTGTAAATAAACATACCAAATTCATTGAAGAGAAAAATAAGAGAAATCTAGACTATGAAAAGTTTGTTTTTCTAAATGTTAAACGCCCTGTAGGGTATCGCCAGAGCTCTTTAACATACAAAGAAATATCAGAGTTTAATCACATAGCAAGGGAAATGTCGCTGGAAAAATTAGTAATATGGTTTTTACGAGATGCCAATATTTTTTCTCAACTTGATGACTCATCTAACTCAGATCAGTTTGATTATAATAAGGATAGGGAGTATTACGGCTCTTATGGGCACTTCATTGCAGCTAAACCGTCATTTATTAAATATCAAGTAAAAAGCCTAGGCTTATTTAAAGACTTCTTCTTTGGTAGTGACAAGCTGAGCTTATTAATAAATGACATAAGTTTTGATTTCGAGTTTTCAGCGTTTGAAAACTATGGGATTAGTAGGTCTGACATCGAAAGCTTGCTCCTTAAAGTAGGGGCAACAGATAAATTTGAAAAGCTCTCACAGGAAACTGTTCAAAGGACTATTTTTGAACTTCCAGACAACTCCCCTGACGGTAAGCAATCTCAAGCTATATATAAATTAGGCGTTAAGCACTTTGAGCACAATAAGCAACCAATTGACTTGTCAGAAGCAATGTTATTTGCCGTTAAGGGGGAGCATAGAGGCTATTTCCCTGCCAATAAAGTGCTTTATAACGGAAACATCAAGTTACCTCGAAAGATATCTTCTACGGTTCCAATTTTACATTATCCCAGAAGGCAAAGTACGCAAAATGTTACTCAGTTTTTTGGAATAAATAATTTAAATTCTTTAAATATTTCAGTTAATAATGCTTCGCCTTTGGTTGATTTAACACGCGATTTTTCTCATTTTTTAGAACAGATTACACCGTACATATTGGTTTATCGAATTCAAGATATTGAAAAGGACAAGTCTGCTAGAGCTGAGCTCGCCAAGCTTAAACGTTTTAATATATTACTATGTGAAAATGTAGAGTATTTAGTTGAAGGTGAAACTGCTCAGCTTGATAATAATGATTACATTAGGAGTGATAGTGACTTCATTATTAAGGTTAGTAATGAGTCTACATTAGATGAGTTGAGGCATGACTTCGAGTTTCAGGAAAGTTTTGCGGATATTATTGGGCTGATTTTTGATATTCAAGATACTAGAGTATTCAGAGAAGTAGTGAAAGAAAGCTCTGCATATATTGAAAAATCAATTAGAAATGACATAGGTGAAGAAGAATTAATTAGAACAAGAGAGTTATTGGGAATATCTGACGAATACTACTCTTTTTGGAAGACTGTTTATTCACTGATTGGAAGGGAGTATGAGTTTTCAACTAACGAACACTTGTTTGAAAACATATTAAATGATTTAAACCTAAAAAGTGGCATCAACGATATTACATATAAAGACTTGAATAGTTATCAAAGTTGTCAATTTATTGAAATTCTTTTTGATGAGTTAAATATAAAAGTAAGTGATTTCAATATCTCTGAGCACGCATATTACAAAATCGACTTAACTGATTATCATAAACGTAATCTGAAGTTGCACTTAGAAAGAAATTTATACCCATTTAAGCGAAAGCTATATACATGGTGCATTTCAAACTCTAAGGAATATTCATTTACAACAATCATTAAAGAATACGAAAGCAGTCAAAAGTTTATCGAAAGATGCTCTTTAAATAATAAAATTAATCAGTCGTTAAATTACGAATTAATAATCCAAAATTATATCAGTCAGCATTTTGAGCTTGATAAGGTTAAGGCTACCAATATTAACTTTGATGAAGTTTATGCACAAAATGAAAGGTTAATTGATATCGATGTCCTTGAAGAAGATTTTGAGCTTTTAAGTATGTTGTTTTTTTCTCATAAGTTAAAAGAAATCGAAAAAGGAATTGAAAAGATAAATGAAGAAAAGCGATTACGTGACAACCCTGCACTAGATTTAGGCAACGAGAAAAAACCTCCGAAGATAATTAAAGATATTGAGTTGACTAAACCAAGCACAAAAGGGTTTCAAAAGCCTAAGAATAAAAATCCATTCAAACACTCAAATGGCGCAAGTAGCAGTAAAAAAACTAGAGGTAATAAATCAGAAAAAGATGTTTATGAATCTCTTGTTGAAAAGTATGGTGCAAATAAAGTTACATGGGTGTCTAAGGTCAGCGATGGTGATGGATATGACATTAAATATATAAATGAGCACGGAATAACTAAGTATGTCGAAGTGAAGACATATTCTGGTGATAAGTTCTTCTTATCTAGAAATGAGTTGGAGTTCGCTAGGCAGCATATTGAAGATTATGAAATATTTTTAGTATCTGACGACATTCTTAAAATCGATAATATTGATTTTGATGACAAAGATCGATTT